In Streptomyces sp. NBC_00704, a genomic segment contains:
- a CDS encoding urease subunit alpha, with translation MSHPQEQGRGQVPECGKGGPKPGNELTRAEYTALYGPTTRDRVRLADTDLTLEIEADWSGGPSYSGNEMIFGGGKVVRESMGMSHLARDGRNSKGDATGHRPVDTVVTGALILDWWGVVKADIGVRDGRIAAIGKAYNPETMDPIPSNRFETPDRTTAGNAVPVAVTPVSFVVGPSTEVISGNGRILTAGGVDTHVHFICPEEIREALASGVTTLIGGGTGPAEGSTATTVTPGAWHIRRLFEALDGFPVNIGLLGKGSTMNKHELNAQVDAGVCGFKVHEDWGATPAVIDRALDVCEERGVQLALHADSLNESGFLESTRAAFTGDARDADGKFTAKKARSLHIFHVEGAGGGHAPDMIELVKDPNVLPASTNPTRPLTVNTVKEHVDMMIVCHHLNPEIPADMAFADSRIRPSTMAAEDLLHDMGAISMMSSDAQAMGRIGEMIMRTWQTAHVMKCRYGPLKEDLEAAKVRTITDDTGHSFNDQQLQPNDNFRARRYVAKYTINPAITHGIDRHTGSVETGKLADLVLWEPKFFGVKPHMLLKGGQLAYAQVGDANASITTPQPYLPRAVWGSTGRSPGRNSVNFVAPGVADNLNGDGTSSNPGLGLDKDFVDITSTRNVTKGDMRLNDTVPNSLEVDHNSFEVTIGGATTSDARTEINGATVPRSYVTEVPLAQRYFLF, from the coding sequence ATGAGCCATCCGCAGGAACAAGGCCGCGGCCAGGTGCCGGAGTGTGGGAAGGGCGGGCCGAAGCCGGGCAATGAGCTGACGCGGGCGGAGTACACCGCCTTGTACGGGCCGACCACGCGGGACCGGGTCCGCCTCGCCGACACCGACCTGACGCTGGAGATCGAGGCGGACTGGAGCGGCGGTCCGTCGTACAGCGGCAATGAGATGATCTTCGGCGGCGGCAAGGTGGTCCGCGAGTCGATGGGGATGTCGCACCTTGCCAGGGACGGCAGAAACAGCAAAGGCGACGCCACGGGACACAGGCCGGTGGACACCGTCGTCACCGGCGCGCTGATCCTCGACTGGTGGGGCGTGGTCAAGGCCGACATCGGCGTCCGCGACGGCAGGATCGCGGCCATCGGCAAGGCGTACAACCCGGAGACGATGGATCCGATCCCGAGCAACAGGTTCGAGACGCCGGACCGGACGACGGCTGGCAACGCGGTGCCGGTTGCGGTGACGCCGGTGAGTTTCGTGGTCGGTCCGAGCACCGAGGTCATCTCCGGCAACGGGCGGATCCTCACCGCGGGCGGTGTGGACACCCATGTTCACTTCATCTGCCCCGAGGAGATCCGTGAGGCGCTGGCCTCGGGCGTGACCACCCTGATCGGCGGCGGCACCGGCCCGGCCGAGGGCAGTACGGCCACCACCGTGACCCCGGGCGCGTGGCATATCAGGCGCCTCTTCGAGGCGCTGGACGGGTTCCCGGTCAACATCGGCCTGCTCGGCAAGGGCAGCACGATGAACAAGCACGAGCTCAACGCGCAGGTGGACGCCGGTGTCTGCGGCTTCAAGGTCCACGAGGACTGGGGCGCCACCCCTGCGGTGATCGACCGGGCCCTGGACGTCTGTGAAGAGCGCGGTGTCCAACTCGCCCTGCATGCCGACTCACTGAACGAGTCGGGCTTCCTGGAGAGCACGCGTGCGGCCTTCACCGGCGACGCCAGGGACGCCGACGGGAAGTTCACGGCGAAGAAGGCGCGTTCCCTCCACATCTTCCACGTGGAGGGCGCCGGCGGCGGTCACGCGCCCGACATGATCGAGCTGGTCAAGGACCCCAACGTCCTGCCGGCCTCGACCAACCCGACCCGCCCGCTGACGGTGAACACGGTCAAAGAGCACGTCGACATGATGATCGTGTGCCATCACCTCAACCCGGAGATCCCGGCGGACATGGCCTTCGCCGACTCCCGGATCCGCCCGTCCACCATGGCCGCGGAGGACCTCCTGCACGACATGGGCGCCATCTCGATGATGTCCTCCGACGCCCAGGCGATGGGCCGCATCGGCGAGATGATCATGCGTACCTGGCAGACCGCCCACGTCATGAAGTGCCGCTACGGCCCCCTGAAGGAAGACCTCGAAGCCGCGAAGGTCCGCACCATCACCGACGACACAGGCCACTCCTTCAACGACCAGCAACTCCAGCCCAACGACAACTTCCGCGCACGCCGCTACGTCGCCAAGTACACGATCAATCCCGCGATCACCCACGGCATCGACCGTCACACCGGATCCGTGGAGACCGGCAAGCTCGCCGACCTGGTGCTGTGGGAGCCGAAGTTCTTCGGCGTCAAACCGCACATGCTCCTCAAGGGCGGCCAGCTCGCCTACGCACAGGTCGGTGACGCCAACGCGTCGATCACCACGCCGCAGCCCTACCTGCCCCGGGCGGTCTGGGGCTCCACCGGCCGCTCCCCGGGTCGTAACTCGGTGAACTTCGTGGCTCCCGGCGTGGCGGACAACCTGAACGGAGACGGCACCAGCAGCAACCCGGGGCTCGGTCTCGACAAGGACTTCGTGGACATCACCAGCACTCGGAACGTCACGAAGGGCGACATGAGACTGAACGACACCGTTCCCAACAGCCTGGAAGTCGACCACAACAGCTTCGAGGTCACCATCGGCGGTGCGACCACCAGCGACGCCCGCACCGAAATCAACGGTGCCACGGTGCCGCGCTCCTACGTCACCGAAGTCCCCTTGGCACAGCGGTACTTCCTCTTCTGA